From the genome of Armatimonadota bacterium, one region includes:
- the ispH gene encoding 4-hydroxy-3-methylbut-2-enyl diphosphate reductase has protein sequence MPALDPRLSIQLPEAPELRLLPILSPQTPPLGSRVSPKPRHLRASLVRSKVHFPGARCRPSRARRDGLLLDCTLPGGLLSSNNERVASGWRLEVVLAKHQGFCGGVRRAVEMSETAARTHAGGVQTWGPLIHNPQVVGRLEEAGIGVACDIRDLGGEAFVVSAYGVERGVLEAARSRGMTVVDATCPVVTRAHSLAYDLAQEGYQVIAVGDHGHPEMVTLKEALGDRVTVVHNRAEAAAVRLRGKTAVISQTTQSVLNFREIVGDLALRTRELKVHNTLCPAITVRQEEAEVMVGEVGALVVVGGHHSSNTTRLAEIGRSHSLPTYHIEVPSELDPAWFAGVDRVGVMSGASTPDWIIAEVVERLRQIGLQMKQAADLPPP, from the coding sequence CTGCCTGCCCTGGATCCACGCCTATCAATCCAGCTACCAGAAGCACCAGAACTGCGGTTGTTGCCGATCTTGTCACCTCAGACGCCTCCTCTCGGTTCCCGCGTCTCACCTAAGCCGCGTCATCTCCGAGCATCACTGGTTCGCTCAAAGGTTCATTTCCCCGGAGCACGATGCAGACCTTCTCGGGCACGGAGAGACGGCCTGCTCCTTGATTGTACCCTACCAGGGGGTCTGCTATCCTCAAACAATGAACGCGTGGCATCGGGGTGGCGCTTGGAGGTAGTGCTTGCCAAGCACCAGGGGTTCTGCGGCGGAGTGCGCCGTGCGGTAGAGATGTCCGAGACCGCGGCGCGTACGCACGCCGGTGGCGTCCAGACGTGGGGTCCGCTGATCCACAATCCCCAGGTGGTCGGGCGGCTCGAGGAAGCCGGCATCGGCGTGGCCTGTGACATCCGCGACCTGGGCGGTGAGGCCTTCGTCGTCTCTGCCTACGGGGTCGAGCGCGGGGTGCTGGAGGCCGCCAGGTCACGCGGCATGACCGTGGTGGACGCCACCTGTCCGGTTGTCACGCGGGCCCACTCGCTGGCGTACGACCTTGCCCAGGAAGGCTACCAGGTAATCGCGGTCGGCGATCACGGGCATCCCGAGATGGTGACCCTCAAGGAAGCTCTGGGTGATCGTGTGACCGTGGTGCACAACCGCGCGGAAGCAGCAGCGGTGCGCCTGCGCGGCAAGACCGCGGTGATCTCGCAGACCACGCAGTCCGTTTTGAACTTCAGGGAGATCGTGGGCGACCTGGCGCTGCGTACCAGAGAGCTGAAGGTTCACAACACCCTCTGCCCGGCCATCACCGTCAGGCAAGAGGAGGCCGAGGTCATGGTCGGAGAGGTGGGTGCTCTGGTCGTGGTGGGCGGGCACCACAGCAGCAACACCACCCGTCTGGCCGAGATCGGCCGGTCGCACTCGCTGCCCACCTATCACATCGAGGTCCCGAGCGAGCTCGATCCCGCTTGGTTCGCAGGCGTCGATCGGGTGGGCGTGATGTCCGGCGCGTCCACGCCTGACTGGATCATTGCCGAGGTCGTCGAGCGGCTCAGGCAGATCGGGCTTCAGATGAAGCAGGCCGCCGACCTGCCGCCACCGTGA
- a CDS encoding transporter, translating to MTPWALLIEFTRLVTNPMMVGLILLGAQIGIVFGMLPGLTATMALSLLTGLTFGLPVDYAIAVLIATYVGAITGGSRSAVLINIPGTPAQAAVCLDGYPLAMQGRAAEAIGLSVTASTLGTLFGVTMLAVFAPLLGQVALRFGSWEFFWLAIFGIVIAGSLTAPADPIKGWMAGFLGLLLATVGLDGIHAFPRFTFGRVELQAGFALIPVLVGAYGMGEILSVMRRDERLVVETNLDRVLPRVREVLRHWRHILRSGLIGTTIGVIPGVGEDIASWVSYDTAKRTSRTSERFGQGSIEGLIAAETGDNACIGGATIPVLTLGVPGSAPAAVLLAALTIHGLQPGPLLALKHPHVIAEIVAVFVVATLAVFVLSLIFVRPMVRVLLIPRQALMPIVYVLAVVGSFAIAARQFDVYVMLGFGVLGFLLQAAGFPVAPLVLGFILGPMADDNLRRALTLTAGDPTPFFTRPISAILVSFSVLTVLSRTPLPAWAAGRFRALRQRPGGAA from the coding sequence ATGACACCCTGGGCTCTACTGATAGAGTTCACCCGCCTGGTCACGAACCCAATGATGGTAGGCCTGATTCTGTTGGGCGCCCAGATCGGAATCGTCTTTGGCATGCTCCCGGGCCTGACCGCGACCATGGCGCTCTCGCTGCTCACCGGCCTGACGTTCGGCCTGCCGGTTGACTATGCCATCGCGGTGCTCATCGCCACCTACGTGGGCGCGATCACCGGTGGTAGCCGGTCAGCAGTACTGATCAACATCCCGGGCACGCCGGCGCAGGCCGCGGTGTGCCTGGATGGCTATCCGCTGGCAATGCAGGGCCGGGCTGCCGAGGCGATCGGCCTGTCCGTGACGGCCTCCACCCTGGGCACGCTGTTCGGTGTGACAATGCTGGCCGTCTTCGCGCCCCTGCTGGGACAGGTAGCCCTCAGGTTTGGGAGCTGGGAGTTCTTCTGGCTGGCCATCTTCGGCATAGTGATTGCCGGAAGTCTCACGGCGCCCGCCGATCCCATCAAGGGGTGGATGGCCGGATTCCTGGGCTTGCTCCTGGCCACCGTAGGCCTGGACGGCATCCACGCCTTCCCGCGATTCACCTTTGGCCGTGTCGAGTTGCAGGCCGGGTTCGCGCTCATCCCGGTGCTCGTGGGTGCCTATGGTATGGGCGAGATCCTCAGCGTGATGCGCCGCGATGAGCGGCTGGTGGTCGAGACGAACCTGGATCGAGTGCTTCCCCGGGTGCGCGAGGTGTTGCGGCACTGGAGGCACATCCTGCGCTCCGGTCTGATCGGGACTACGATCGGCGTCATCCCCGGTGTGGGCGAGGACATCGCATCGTGGGTTTCATACGATACGGCGAAGCGCACCAGCCGCACGTCGGAGCGGTTCGGGCAGGGCTCGATCGAGGGATTGATCGCCGCCGAGACCGGCGACAACGCCTGCATAGGCGGCGCCACGATCCCGGTGCTCACGCTGGGCGTGCCGGGCAGCGCTCCGGCAGCGGTGCTGCTTGCAGCACTCACGATCCACGGCCTCCAACCAGGACCGCTGCTGGCGCTCAAGCATCCCCACGTGATCGCCGAGATCGTCGCCGTCTTCGTGGTGGCCACGCTGGCGGTCTTCGTTCTCAGTCTGATCTTCGTGCGGCCGATGGTCCGGGTTCTGCTCATCCCGCGCCAGGCCCTCATGCCCATCGTGTACGTGCTCGCCGTGGTCGGCAGCTTTGCCATCGCCGCACGCCAGTTCGACGTGTACGTCATGCTCGGGTTCGGGGTGCTAGGCTTCCTGCTGCAGGCGGCCGGCTTCCCGGTTGCGCCGCTGGTGCTGGGATTCATCCTGGGCCCGATGGCCGACGACAACCTCCGGCGCGCACTCACGCTCACAGCGGGCGACCCAACTCCCTTCTTCACACGACCCATCTCGGCAATACTCGTGTCCTTCTCAGTTCTGACAGTGCTCAGTCGCACACCGCTACCCGCGTGGGCGGCGGGCAGGTTCCGCGCTCTCAGGCAGCGCCCTGGAGGTGCAGCGTAG
- the plsY gene encoding glycerol-3-phosphate 1-O-acyltransferase PlsY, producing the protein MIAVAALAVVGAYLLGAVPFGLLVVRAVTGRDIRKEGSGNIGASNVYRVAGPAVGALVLSLDVLKGFLPVVVSQRWGLDPAATVAVGLAAIAGHNWSVFLRGEGGKGVATSYGVLLALSPAAGLIAAGIWVAVILITRYASLASLLGVLSVPVVMRLRSEPAVHLAFGMAVVIFAFYRHRANIGRLLRGQELRITGRRGRRKEQEGQAF; encoded by the coding sequence GTGATCGCCGTGGCCGCCCTCGCCGTGGTGGGCGCCTACCTGCTGGGCGCCGTTCCGTTCGGCCTGCTGGTGGTACGGGCCGTGACAGGACGCGACATCCGCAAGGAAGGGAGCGGCAATATCGGCGCCTCCAACGTGTACCGCGTTGCTGGCCCGGCGGTCGGCGCCCTGGTGCTCTCGCTGGACGTGCTCAAGGGGTTCCTACCGGTAGTCGTGTCGCAGCGCTGGGGCCTGGACCCTGCTGCGACGGTCGCCGTGGGTCTGGCGGCGATCGCAGGGCACAACTGGTCGGTCTTCCTGCGCGGGGAGGGCGGGAAGGGAGTCGCCACATCCTACGGCGTGCTTCTCGCGCTCTCGCCGGCGGCCGGTCTTATCGCCGCCGGGATTTGGGTTGCCGTGATTCTCATCACCCGGTACGCCTCGCTGGCCTCCCTGCTGGGGGTTCTGTCGGTGCCGGTGGTCATGCGCCTGCGATCGGAGCCGGCCGTGCACCTGGCCTTCGGCATGGCCGTTGTGATCTTCGCGTTCTACCGCCACCGCGCCAACATCGGCCGTCTGCTGCGCGGGCAGGAGCTGCGGATTACGGGGAGGCGGGGACGTAGAAAGGAACAAGAAGGGCAGGCATTCTGA
- a CDS encoding glycerol-3-phosphate dehydrogenase/oxidase yields the protein MTAASRAGSLAAIGRGVEVLVIGGGITGAGVALDAASRGYRVGLVEQADYAGGTSSRSTKLVHGGIRYLPQGHLALVREGLRERGRLLRLAPHLVHPLSFIVPLYAGLRRPLGVWIPSFLRPFAPLGIRVGLAAYDLFARDPALHHQTMSRAQVERQVPDLKPDGLRGALVYYDARADDVRLTHAVLATARAHGAATCNYAAVRALRRDGDRIAGAAVEDRLTGRSFEVSARFVVNATGIWGEQIAALDPKPEFRIRHSKGSHLVLRPGAVAHKEAIVIPETDDGRLAFIVPWAGRHVLGTTDDAYDGDLSSPLVTGGDVDYLLDHANRYLRRPLGSGDVTGAFAGIRPLVASASGPTSVMGRDHHVAVSPGGLISIVGGKLTGYRAMAEDTVDAIAARDGTRRPCRTADLPLAGGAGLEQARAALAAAGLAPDQQVHLLESYGAASLDVLALMKAEPALAGRLVAGFAATAAEVVYACRAEQASMLTDCMFLRTRLAVLDAGAADAAVETVASLMAAELGWDAAEVCRQREFYEEQRERESSWKISRAL from the coding sequence ATGACTGCTGCTTCCCGAGCGGGGTCCCTGGCGGCGATAGGGCGCGGTGTCGAGGTACTGGTCATCGGCGGCGGGATCACCGGCGCCGGCGTGGCGCTGGACGCGGCATCACGGGGCTACCGCGTAGGGCTCGTCGAGCAGGCCGACTATGCCGGAGGGACCAGCAGCCGCTCGACGAAGCTAGTGCACGGCGGGATCCGCTACCTTCCCCAGGGCCACCTGGCCCTGGTGCGCGAAGGGCTGCGCGAGCGAGGCCGCCTGCTGCGCCTGGCGCCCCATCTGGTCCATCCCCTCTCGTTCATTGTGCCGCTCTACGCGGGTCTCCGGCGCCCGCTGGGTGTCTGGATCCCGTCATTCCTCAGACCGTTTGCGCCGCTGGGAATCCGGGTGGGCCTGGCGGCATACGATCTTTTCGCCAGGGACCCGGCGCTCCACCACCAGACGATGTCGCGCGCGCAGGTTGAGCGCCAGGTGCCTGACCTGAAACCGGACGGGCTGCGCGGTGCCCTGGTCTACTACGACGCCCGCGCCGACGACGTCAGGTTGACGCACGCTGTCCTCGCAACGGCCCGGGCCCACGGCGCCGCAACGTGCAACTACGCCGCGGTCAGGGCCTTGCGCCGCGATGGGGATCGCATTGCGGGCGCGGCGGTCGAGGATCGGCTTACCGGCCGCTCGTTCGAGGTGAGCGCCCGTTTCGTGGTCAACGCGACCGGAATCTGGGGGGAACAGATCGCGGCGCTGGACCCCAAACCCGAGTTTCGGATCCGCCACAGCAAGGGATCGCACCTGGTGCTGCGCCCGGGCGCCGTGGCGCACAAGGAAGCCATTGTGATCCCGGAGACCGACGACGGCCGGCTGGCGTTCATCGTGCCGTGGGCGGGTCGCCACGTGCTGGGCACGACCGATGACGCCTACGATGGTGACCTGTCGTCGCCTCTCGTGACAGGCGGCGACGTTGACTACCTGCTGGACCACGCCAACCGCTATCTCAGGCGGCCGCTGGGAAGCGGCGATGTGACCGGCGCGTTCGCGGGCATCCGGCCGCTGGTCGCCTCGGCATCCGGGCCGACATCGGTGATGGGACGCGACCATCACGTTGCGGTCTCGCCTGGAGGGCTGATAAGCATCGTGGGCGGCAAACTGACCGGGTACCGGGCAATGGCCGAGGACACCGTGGACGCGATCGCCGCGCGCGATGGCACACGCCGTCCCTGCAGGACCGCGGACCTGCCCCTGGCCGGCGGCGCAGGACTGGAGCAGGCTCGCGCGGCCCTCGCCGCTGCCGGCCTGGCACCGGACCAGCAGGTCCACCTGCTCGAGTCCTACGGCGCTGCGAGCCTGGACGTGCTGGCGCTGATGAAGGCCGAACCTGCCCTGGCCGGACGGCTGGTCGCGGGCTTCGCGGCCACCGCGGCCGAGGTGGTGTATGCCTGCAGGGCTGAGCAGGCCTCGATGCTGACCGACTGCATGTTCCTGCGCACGCGGCTGGCAGTGCTGGATGCCGGAGCGGCCGACGCCGCGGTCGAAACCGTGGCGTCGCTCATGGCGGCCGAACTGGGATGGGACGCGGCCGAGGTCTGCCGCCAGCGGGAGTTCTACGAGGAGCAGCGCGAGCGGGAATCTAGCTGGAAGATCTCCCGCGCCCTCTGA
- a CDS encoding glycerophosphodiester phosphodiesterase, which translates to MSGRIPQVVAHRGASAEAPENTLAAFRRALEIGVDAVELDVHLTSDGELVVIHDPMLDRTTDGRGLVRDQTLAAMRRLDAGRWFGERFAGERIPTLAEALDLLRSVRVIVEVKNGPIYYSGIAARVAAEVRSTGHPSVTASSFDHPVLVELKAEATRLGTTMDAAVLFVGRPVDPVGLALDAGADALHPHWAYLTPEMVGAAHAAALRVETWTVDDPLCLAHVVGMAPDGVMSNYPDRLREFLSARGHPLPPAVAARQA; encoded by the coding sequence GTGAGCGGCAGGATTCCTCAGGTGGTAGCCCACCGGGGTGCCTCGGCCGAGGCACCCGAGAACACGCTGGCCGCGTTCCGGAGGGCTCTGGAGATCGGCGTGGACGCGGTCGAGCTGGACGTGCACCTGACCAGCGACGGCGAGTTGGTCGTGATTCACGACCCCATGCTGGACCGCACCACGGATGGTCGCGGCTTGGTTAGAGACCAGACCCTGGCGGCGATGCGCCGCCTGGACGCAGGGCGGTGGTTTGGCGAGCGGTTTGCAGGTGAGCGCATCCCAACGCTGGCCGAGGCCCTTGATTTGCTCCGGTCCGTACGCGTCATCGTCGAGGTCAAGAACGGTCCAATCTACTACTCTGGGATCGCAGCTCGCGTGGCGGCTGAGGTTCGCTCCACCGGACACCCCTCGGTGACCGCGTCGTCGTTTGACCACCCGGTGCTGGTGGAGCTGAAAGCCGAGGCGACCCGCCTGGGCACCACCATGGACGCCGCCGTGCTGTTTGTGGGCCGGCCGGTGGACCCGGTCGGCCTGGCCCTGGACGCAGGGGCCGACGCCCTGCACCCACACTGGGCCTACCTGACCCCAGAGATGGTTGGCGCGGCGCACGCGGCAGCCCTGCGCGTGGAGACCTGGACCGTGGACGATCCGTTGTGCCTGGCGCACGTGGTAGGGATGGCGCCCGACGGCGTGATGTCCAACTATCCGGACCGGCTGCGCGAGTTCCTGTCAGCGCGTGGTCACCCGCTGCCGCCGGCTGTCGCGGCCCGGCAGGCCTAA
- a CDS encoding Gfo/Idh/MocA family oxidoreductase, with translation MVRIGLAGAGFVADIHAHALKTLEGRAALWAVCAARHERAEAFARRHGVPHVALSYEALLARDDIDAVDLCVPNHLHAEMAIAAARAGKHIIVEKPLTGYFGDDSTEERVGEAVPKPHMWSRARHTARQILDAAVTAGVRLCYAENFVYAPPVEKIRRFIRQSGGVILDLRAEESHSGSHAVYSRRWRTSGGGSLLRMGSHPVGAVLHLKAFEGGLRAGAPIRPVWVTAETARLTATEAFRSRPERFMVDAWEDVEDWSVAVIGFDDGTRATVFSTDVSLGGVKNTVQAYLSNAVLYANINPNSSVVTYAPDGRILSGEYIAEKVETTAGWQFASPDEDWMRGYPQEMADFVHAIASGDEPLSGAELAYDVVDVIYAGYLSAEQGRRVALAEIPQ, from the coding sequence ATGGTCAGGATCGGGCTGGCAGGAGCAGGCTTCGTCGCGGACATCCACGCGCACGCGCTCAAGACCCTGGAAGGCCGCGCGGCCCTCTGGGCCGTCTGCGCGGCCCGGCACGAGCGGGCTGAGGCATTTGCCCGGCGACACGGCGTCCCACACGTCGCTCTCAGCTACGAGGCGCTCCTGGCGAGGGACGACATTGACGCGGTGGATCTGTGCGTGCCCAACCACCTCCACGCGGAGATGGCGATTGCCGCGGCCCGCGCGGGCAAGCACATCATCGTCGAGAAACCCCTAACCGGGTATTTCGGCGACGACTCAACCGAGGAGCGCGTCGGCGAGGCCGTGCCAAAACCCCACATGTGGTCCCGGGCCCGCCATACCGCCCGCCAGATCCTGGACGCCGCCGTCACGGCTGGCGTGCGGCTCTGCTACGCGGAGAACTTCGTCTACGCGCCGCCGGTCGAGAAGATCAGAAGGTTCATCCGCCAGAGCGGCGGAGTGATCCTTGACCTGCGCGCCGAGGAGAGCCACTCGGGGTCTCATGCGGTCTACTCGCGCCGCTGGCGCACCTCAGGCGGCGGCTCGCTGTTGCGGATGGGATCGCATCCGGTGGGCGCGGTCCTGCACCTCAAGGCCTTCGAGGGAGGGCTGCGGGCCGGAGCGCCCATCCGGCCGGTGTGGGTCACCGCCGAGACCGCGCGGCTGACGGCCACAGAGGCCTTCCGCAGCCGCCCGGAGCGGTTCATGGTGGACGCCTGGGAGGACGTCGAGGACTGGTCGGTCGCCGTGATCGGTTTCGATGACGGCACCCGGGCGACCGTCTTCTCCACGGACGTCTCGTTGGGCGGGGTGAAGAACACGGTACAGGCCTACCTCTCCAACGCGGTGCTGTACGCGAACATCAATCCCAACAGTTCGGTGGTGACCTACGCGCCGGACGGCCGCATTCTGAGCGGCGAGTACATCGCCGAGAAGGTCGAGACCACCGCGGGCTGGCAGTTCGCATCCCCGGACGAGGACTGGATGCGTGGGTATCCCCAGGAGATGGCGGATTTCGTCCACGCCATCGCCTCTGGAGACGAGCCGCTGTCCGGCGCTGAGCTGGCCTACGACGTGGTGGACGTGATCTACGCCGGGTATCTCTCGGCAGAGCAGGGCAGGCGGGTCGCGCTCGCCGAGATTCCACAATGA
- a CDS encoding M23 family metallopeptidase yields the protein MPKTPPGGPPRMVSLSSLGPAVLGVELRGPATSRPRMSMILAKSRAVLLMDIAASLRRSYGPTFRQADWRAQSEVLCQGHFSFRAPGILVLGVLLFLGTFLTLSAAAPLGALPAASAAAEPITIELSRHWIRQGGALRLFVRTTVPAERLEIRFAGRRWPAYRAGDSGWRTILGTDPDTPPGRHALTVEAFGPGLTGRTYRRTVTVGRVPFPRREITFDPALAPLLTPQAAERERRRVAQALQVLHPSQLWTDPLALPIRGVLTSEYGVLSIYQGQVRGFHGGVDIKAPQGTPVRSAGRGIVRLAEPLPLSGHAVLVDHGLGVVTSYLHMSEIGARVGQRVARGEVLGRVGSTGLSTGPHLHWGLRVNGTKVDPIPWTVR from the coding sequence ATGCCAAAGACCCCACCCGGAGGTCCTCCCAGGATGGTGAGCCTGTCCAGCCTGGGGCCGGCTGTGCTGGGCGTGGAACTGAGAGGACCTGCCACGAGCAGGCCCAGGATGAGCATGATACTCGCGAAGAGCCGTGCCGTGCTCTTGATGGACATAGCGGCATCCCTCCGGCGGTCATATGGTCCGACATTCAGACAAGCAGACTGGCGAGCACAGAGTGAGGTTCTCTGCCAGGGCCACTTCTCCTTCCGGGCACCTGGCATTCTCGTCCTGGGCGTCCTCCTTTTCCTGGGCACCTTCCTGACACTGAGCGCGGCCGCGCCCCTGGGGGCCTTGCCGGCGGCCAGTGCAGCAGCGGAGCCGATCACGATCGAACTGTCACGCCACTGGATTCGCCAGGGCGGCGCGCTGCGGCTGTTCGTGAGAACGACCGTGCCGGCGGAACGCTTGGAGATCCGCTTTGCCGGGCGACGGTGGCCTGCCTACCGGGCCGGGGATTCCGGATGGCGCACGATCCTGGGCACCGACCCTGACACGCCGCCGGGCCGCCACGCTCTGACCGTGGAGGCGTTCGGCCCCGGGCTCACGGGCCGCACATACAGGCGCACGGTCACAGTCGGCCGCGTGCCGTTCCCCAGGCGTGAGATCACTTTCGATCCAGCGCTGGCTCCTCTGTTGACGCCTCAGGCCGCGGAGCGTGAGCGCAGACGGGTTGCTCAGGCGCTACAGGTCCTTCACCCGTCTCAGCTCTGGACAGACCCGCTCGCCCTGCCGATACGAGGTGTGCTCACCTCCGAGTACGGCGTGCTCAGCATCTACCAGGGGCAGGTCAGGGGGTTCCACGGCGGCGTGGACATCAAAGCGCCTCAGGGCACGCCTGTCCGGTCAGCCGGCCGCGGCATCGTTCGGCTGGCCGAGCCCCTTCCGCTGAGCGGTCACGCGGTGTTGGTGGACCATGGCCTGGGGGTTGTGACGTCGTACCTCCACATGTCGGAGATCGGTGCGCGCGTCGGGCAGAGAGTCGCCAGGGGCGAGGTCCTGGGCCGCGTAGGAAGCACAGGGCTGTCCACCGGTCCACACCTCCACTGGGGGCTCCGCGTGAACGGGACCAAGGTAGACCCGATACCGTGGACGGTGCGCTGA
- a CDS encoding tripartite tricarboxylate transporter substrate binding protein, with product MTRSATTAVLVLLVAGLIGVDPGQAGPAPWKPARSITIIVPWAAGGSTDMTARIMASQMEKPLGQKIVIINSPGAGGAIGMKEVWDRPRDGYTWTANSSTAAISYAVLGQLDLTHRDWLYFYSLYAPNVIAVRADSPIKDVKGLVDAMKARPGAVTVSSAGAGSSGHLAAETFRLAAGTTYRHIAYAGGAPAVVAAVAGEVEVVMQLSMEAAEMLRAKRLRALAVMSSTPLELDGYGIIPAITAFIPTFPETGSYFGVMVPKDLPAAVVAAVDEAFLYAADTFTLRSFAKHMGTAHASLSGKRASDVTEAKARRVAWTLFDAGLAKRSPADLGIPKP from the coding sequence GTGACAAGATCGGCAACAACCGCAGTTCTGGTGCTTCTGGTAGCTGGATTGATAGGCGTGGATCCAGGGCAGGCAGGCCCGGCCCCGTGGAAGCCTGCCCGCTCGATTACGATCATCGTTCCCTGGGCGGCCGGCGGCTCCACGGACATGACCGCACGGATCATGGCCAGCCAGATGGAGAAGCCCTTGGGCCAGAAGATCGTGATCATTAACAGCCCGGGCGCCGGCGGTGCGATCGGCATGAAGGAGGTCTGGGATCGTCCCCGCGATGGTTACACGTGGACCGCCAACTCGAGCACGGCGGCCATCAGCTACGCGGTACTGGGCCAGCTCGACCTGACGCACAGGGACTGGCTGTACTTCTATTCCCTCTACGCCCCAAACGTGATCGCGGTGCGGGCCGACTCGCCGATCAAGGACGTGAAGGGCTTGGTTGATGCCATGAAGGCGCGGCCAGGTGCCGTGACGGTCTCCTCGGCAGGAGCCGGCAGTTCCGGACACCTGGCGGCCGAGACCTTCCGGCTGGCAGCCGGCACTACTTACCGGCACATCGCCTACGCGGGGGGGGCGCCCGCGGTGGTGGCCGCCGTGGCCGGCGAGGTGGAAGTGGTAATGCAGCTTTCCATGGAAGCCGCGGAGATGCTGCGGGCCAAGCGGCTGCGCGCACTGGCGGTCATGTCCAGCACCCCGCTGGAACTGGACGGGTACGGTATCATCCCGGCCATTACCGCCTTCATTCCCACCTTCCCTGAGACCGGTTCATACTTCGGGGTCATGGTCCCCAAGGATCTCCCGGCAGCGGTGGTCGCGGCGGTTGACGAGGCCTTCCTGTACGCAGCGGACACGTTCACGCTGCGCAGTTTTGCCAAGCACATGGGCACCGCCCATGCGTCTCTGTCCGGCAAGCGGGCTTCTGATGTGACCGAGGCCAAGGCAAGGAGGGTGGCGTGGACGCTATTTGACGCGGGCCTGGCCAAGCGTTCACCGGCGGACCTGGGCATCCCGAAGCCTTGA
- the der gene encoding ribosome biogenesis GTPase Der encodes MTAQASLPVVAIIGRPNVGKSALFNRLVSRRHAIVEDHPGVTRDRLYAVTEWSGRRFTVVDTGGLRSVTAEGLETRVRAQSDAAIEEADLVLFVVDVQDGILPEDRDIAGIVRRARSPVLVIANKVDGPAQEIAAQEFFELGLGAPFPVSAIHGRGIGDLLDAVLALLPAEAPPAETGDAVGEPIAVAIVGRPNVGKSSLVNAMLGEERVVVDATPGTTRDSVDTPCERGGRNYVLVDTAGLRRRARVAAAVEAYSASRARDSIARADVAVLVLDGSEPVSDQDQRIGRAIADAGRGVLVVMNKWDRIAPSPAPDRPREQAVRRALRFLDYAPILAVSATEGWGIAEVFDAIARVAESHRGRIATGPLNRVIGNAMAQREPPAGTSGRRLKVFYATQPATRPPTVVLFVNDPARMTQAYLRYLERAVRAAFDLTGTPLRLVMRRRSGEERPA; translated from the coding sequence GTGACCGCCCAGGCCTCGTTGCCGGTCGTCGCAATCATCGGCCGTCCCAACGTCGGCAAGTCCGCCCTGTTCAACCGGCTGGTCAGCCGGAGGCACGCCATCGTGGAGGATCACCCGGGCGTAACCCGGGACCGGCTCTACGCGGTCACGGAGTGGAGCGGCCGCCGCTTCACGGTCGTGGACACGGGCGGGTTGCGGTCGGTGACGGCCGAGGGCCTCGAGACCAGGGTGCGGGCGCAGTCCGATGCGGCGATCGAGGAGGCCGACCTGGTCCTCTTCGTCGTGGATGTGCAGGACGGAATCCTGCCCGAGGATCGCGACATTGCCGGGATCGTTCGCCGCGCACGCTCTCCGGTTCTGGTCATCGCCAACAAGGTGGATGGCCCGGCCCAGGAGATCGCAGCGCAGGAGTTCTTTGAGCTGGGGCTTGGGGCTCCGTTCCCGGTCTCTGCCATTCACGGCCGCGGGATAGGTGATCTGCTGGACGCGGTGCTCGCCCTGCTGCCGGCCGAGGCACCGCCGGCCGAGACCGGAGACGCGGTCGGGGAACCCATAGCGGTGGCAATCGTCGGCCGGCCCAACGTGGGGAAGTCGTCGCTGGTCAACGCGATGCTGGGCGAGGAGCGCGTCGTGGTGGACGCGACGCCGGGCACCACCCGCGACTCCGTGGATACGCCGTGTGAGCGGGGCGGCCGTAACTACGTGCTCGTGGACACCGCTGGGCTGCGTCGCCGCGCGCGCGTCGCCGCGGCGGTCGAGGCCTACAGCGCCAGCCGCGCACGCGACTCGATCGCGCGGGCGGACGTGGCGGTGCTGGTGCTGGATGGCTCCGAGCCGGTTTCGGATCAGGACCAACGAATAGGCCGCGCGATTGCCGATGCCGGCCGCGGGGTGCTGGTGGTCATGAACAAGTGGGACCGCATCGCGCCGTCGCCCGCGCCTGACAGGCCGCGCGAGCAGGCGGTCCGACGCGCCCTGCGCTTTCTGGACTATGCCCCGATCCTGGCCGTCTCGGCCACCGAGGGATGGGGGATAGCGGAGGTGTTCGACGCGATCGCACGCGTGGCCGAGTCCCACCGAGGGCGGATCGCCACCGGCCCGCTCAATCGGGTCATCGGGAATGCGATGGCCCAGAGGGAGCCACCCGCGGGCACGTCGGGCCGGCGCCTGAAGGTCTTCTACGCGACCCAACCCGCAACGCGGCCGCCCACGGTGGTGCTGTTCGTGAACGACCCGGCCAGGATGACGCAGGCCTATCTCCGGTATCTGGAGCGGGCAGTCCGGGCGGCGTTTGACCTTACCGGCACGCCACTGCGGCTTGTGATGCGGCGGCGCAGCGGAGAGGAAAGGCCCGCGTGA